Sequence from the Leptospira johnsonii genome:
AACTAGGTGTGAACTTTTTCGATTCCAATCCGGATGATATGGTATTCTTACAGCATTATATTTTCAGTAAAAAGATGCGGATACTTTTTGAGTAGAGATCCTTTCCTCTCAATCTCCAGTGCTTCATTCTTACCCGAAGACTGATAGAAAACGTTCAAATTCTGACTAATAAGTTTGTCAGGCTGCCCTATTGATTCTCCGCTGTTTTATAAATTGATAGATCGATCCAAGAATGAAAAATACAAGAAACACAAGTAAAGTTTTACCAATTAAGGGATCAGTTATATCTTTAGCCAATGGGTGCTCTACGGGGAGTCGAGTGAGCGTTTCATTTGTGGTAGGAACTAACGACAGAAAAAAGCTGAAAGATAGAAAGAAATTCTCAAAATAGCGACTTTTGTTGTTTCCTTTCTTTTTTACTGAAAGAAAGAATGCGCTTAATATTAAAAAAATAATGATTATGGAAAGAACGTGCCCCGGGTTAAAGCCTCCATGTTTAGAAATTCCTAATGCCGTTAACGCAGCAATGGATGTGGCATAAAAATATATTTTTCCCGTTAGTTGTGATAGATTAATTATACCGTATTTTATGAATGAAATGATTGCTGCTATGATAGCAATAACTCCAATCGTAGTGTGAAATATACCTAAATTTGTTAGTCCCATTTTATTTTCCTTTTGTCAGGCTTTTGGATCGATACGAATCACGGAACGACCACTCCAGAATGGATTTAATTCTTCATCTTGTTAATTAAGAGTCAAGGCTAATAAGATGAAGAATAGAAGGTGCATGATATTATACTGAGCAAAAGAATAATGGAACTGTGCTTTCTGATTAGATACGGATGTAAAAAATACTAGGGTGATCACCGAGATCTTTTTAAATCGATTTAGAAAATTTAATAAATCCGTGCTATTCCTTCTTTCTGTACTATAAAATTACTTAGATTCAATCCGGCTTTAAGTAATTCCTTCTTTAATTCCTCGACAGGTGCGTTTAATGCTTCTTCTGTTTGTTGAAATGTTCCGAAATGTATTCCTATTGAAAGTTTAGAACCTAAATCTAAATGAGCTTGAATTGCATCCAAAGGATTCATGTGAACTAACCTCATAAACCATCTAGGCTCATAAGCTCCGATCGGTAAAAGAGAAATATCGGGTTCGCCTAAACGTCTTTTAATTTCTTTATAGTGAGAAGAATACGCAGCATCTCCTCCAAAATATACTCGTCTATTCCCTATCATGATCATGTAGCTACCCCATAAACTGCGATTCCAATCGAATATACCTCTTGCGGAAAGATGTTGGGTGGGAGCAAAAGTTACTTCTGCTTTCTTCTCTATTTTGATTGTTTGCCACCAGTCCATCTCATCTATATCAGGAATTCCTGCAGATTGTAGTAGTTCCTTATCTCCCAACGGAACAAGAAACTTAGGAGAGAATTTTCTGTTGAGCGTTTTTAAAGTTTCCAAATCTAGATGATCATAATGGTTATGACTGATAACGACTAGATCTATCGGAGGAAGGTCCTCTATCTGAATACCTGGTTCTCTCACTCGTTTTGTTCCTGCCCAGCTCACCGGGCTGATCCTTTCAGACCAAACCGGATCGGTAAGGATGTTTATCTCACGGGATTGGATCAATACAGTGGCATGATTAATGAAAGTGATCGCGATTCGATTGCTATTTAATGGATTTTTAATAAGATTTGTTTTTTCATTTCGAGTCTTCTTTGGCCATTCAGCAAAATCAATTGTGGCCAGAAGTTTTAAAGTTCTCCATATTCCATTTTCTTCAATTTGGGTTGGATTGTAAAAACGTTTCCCGTTGAAATGATCCGAGTTTGGGTATTTAGGAGATATACTACATCCAGATATGAGAGAGAAAAGAAAACATATATATAGAAGAACAATTATGTTTTTCGATTCTGTTCTTGTGATGCCGATTTCATAATTATCCTTCTTAAAAAACCGATCCATTTCGATCCTCCGATAATATTATGTATAGGATTGTAAAGGAATTAGTAGGGAAGGTAAAGATTCGATACTACCGTATCATTGCCTAATCCTACCTTAGGTAGTTTGGCATGCAAGATCTGAGATTCAGCTATAGGAATAAATATTGCCGAACTAAGTAATACAATTTGAAGCCAATTTCTTCTTAGATTTTTAGGGACAAATCCTTTGCTCTCAATCCGAATCACCCCCTCTATCTATCGCTCGTTAATTACGGGAATTTAGTCTCCATCATCCGGAGGTCATTTCGATGAGCCGCAAATAGACGACCTTCTTTGCCTCGATATCTCTAACTATATTTCGAAAGTCGGCTACGAGACCATCGAGCTTATTTGTTTATAAGTAAGAAGGGACTCTGAAAGAACTTGAATGCTGTCTAATTTGATTCTTTATAACTTTGATGTAGAAATCGATTCTTCTATCGTAATAATTGTAACCGACCCTCCTCTTAACGATTAGTTTTAGTTTATGCCATTTTCTTAGAAATGTCTTTGTTCTCATTAGGAGGGAGTAAGAAGTCTGATATTTGCATCTTACTCTGATGGTAGGAACACTCTGAAAATTTTGATTAAATATAAAGCGTATATAAATAAGAGGAATAACGCTGGTATAACTGCCTTAATGAGTGCGGTTTAAACTGGCGATAAAGAATAAATATCGCAAGACAGAAAAATTGCTACGCCAGAAGGGCCGGGAATATTCAACGCACGTCCACTGTTTGTTCTGCTTTCTGACGCGAATTATTTTCGTCGCTTTTTACGTAAATTGGATATCTCCTGAAAAGCTTGTAAGCGCAGACGCAGCACTTTGCGGCTTTCTCGGATCACCGCTTTGCCATGTTCAGGATTTATTTCCGCCGCAAAGTGAATTATATATCCGATCGTATGACAAAAATAAAGGGCGAACGGTCTGACTTCCGATTCTCGCAGTCCGCCCAAACAACGAATCACTGTTTTCATCATAAGTTCCGCATTGCGGTATGTATCCTTGTTGTCTTCATTCACCAATTCGGGCACGGCACGTAAGCCTGCCCAGAGATTTGCGAGGGCAGGATCACTTTGGGAGGTATGAATGTATTTTTTGAGCGCTTTTTCAGAGGCAAACTCCAATTCAGAAATAGTGTTCACATTTTCTAAAATGGCCCGGGTCTCGTCATACAGACGGTCGTAGTATCCCTGCATGATTGTGAGCAGGAGTTGGCTCTTACCTGGAAAATATTGATAAAGAGATCCAATCTGCACACCTGAGGCCTGAGCAATCTCTCTCATGCTCACTCCGTCTACCCCCTTCTCTCCAATGAGTTGCCGGGCAGTTTCAATTATCGTCGCCACGCGTTGCCGGCTCCGCGCCTGACCAGGGGTTCGTATCTTCTTATCCATAAAGGAAGAACATAGAACTGCATGATTGTGGGCTACTTTTTTCTCAAAGAAGGTTTTTTGTTTGACCTCCACTAAACATGATCAATGCTCATGAAATAATGAGCGTTGATCATGTTCTGTGAGCCAATACGGCAGCGCAGAACACGGTATATACTAGGGAGGAATGATGGCTAATGCTGTACTGATTGCAATATTGAGTTGTGGCGGGTTTTTCACCGTCGGTCTGGTGACAGGAATCTGGAAATACCGTAAGATGATTACTTCACCTGAGGGGAAGGCGCCGGTTTATGTCGATATCTGCCATCGTAGTGCGCTCATGTATTCCTTCGCCTGCCTCGTCCTTGTCAAGTTCGCCGAGCTCAGTGCTTGGCCGTCTGCCGTCAACGTGATGGGCGTCGTCGCGGCAGTTACCTTCTTCACGACTGCCGTGCTCATCTACGCGGTCCATGGCTGGCTCAACAACACCGACAATATGCTCAAGCAACCGCCGGGCGTTTCTCATAGCCCCGGCGTCCACGGCTATGTCACCCTCGTCGTCCTCGGTGAACTCGGCGGCTTTCTCGTCTTGTTCTCCGGATTTCTCAAATCTCTTTTATCATAGGTATTCCCAACAATGTTCCAATCACGTCATATCGTAATCACTGGAGGAGCGACGGGCCTCGGCTACGCCATTGCCGATGCACTAGCTAGCCAGGGGGCCAGGCTCACGCTCGTCTCGCGGAAAGCAGAGAAGCTCGAATTCGCAGCGCAGGAACTACGTCGGTGCTATCCGGATGTCGATGTCGAGATTCGGACCCTTGACGTCAGTGATCCAACCGCAGCGTGCGAGGTGATTGGGGAAATTGCCCAGCGCCGCGGCGCTATCGACACTTTGTTTAACAATGCAGGCGTAATGCTCGAGGGACGGTTCGAGGATCTGGCGGCCGGCGATTTCGCGGCGGTGATCACGACCAATTTCCTCGGCGCGGTCAACGTTGCCCGCGCTGTCTTGCCGCATCTTCGCGCAAGCCAGGGGAGGTTGGTCAACATTGCATCGGTCGCGGGGCTGACGGGCACTTTCGGTTTCACAGCCTACGGTTCCGCAAAGCATGCGCTTGTCGGTTTCACCGACTGCCTTTACTATGAAATGCTGGCTGAGGGTGTCAAAGTCCACCTCGTTTGCCCGGCCGAATTCGAGACGCCAATGGTAGCGGAGCTGGATTCATACCGGACACCGGAGAACCTACGGCACACGAATGCCATACCGCGAACCCCCCTCGACACAGTCGTCGCGGACACGCTGAAAGGCCTTCGCAAGGAACGGTATCTCATAATCCCCGGCGCGAAAGCGCGGCTGGTAGTTCGGGCGTTGCAGCTTTTTCCCACCACCATGCGGCGAATTGGTGCACTTCTCGTAACGAAGCGAGGGTAGGAACGGTAGTTACGAGTACGCGGCCTGTTATGCTGACGGCGACAATACCAACTTTACGCAAAACGACTGGGTCGTGGCTACCCTTAGCCCTGATTCTTACAATTAGGAGATCACAATGAAGAAAAAACTTATCGCGTTGGTAATATCAACCATGTTGCTTTTGGTATTTCTCTGGTATATAGCACCCATGACTTTTCTTGGTGCGCTCCTCAAGTTGAACCGTTCGCTCTCAGGCCTCAAGGCAAAGCAAATCACTGCAGCAAATCATACGATCCATTTTCTCGAGGGCGGCGAGGGCGATACACTTGTTCTGTTGCACGGCATCTTTGCCGAAAAAGACCACTGGGTAGATTTTGCGCGTTCGCTGACCGGCAAATACCACGTTATAATTCCCGACCTACCCGCATTCGGCGAAAGCGATCGCAAAGCCGACGAAGTTTACGACTATGCACACCAGACCGAACGTCTTAAGAAATTACTCGATGCTTTGAAACTACAGCGAGTACATTTGGCCGGGAGTTCTATGGGTGGTACGATTGCCGCGATGTATGCCATTCGTTACCCTGAACAAGTGTTGAGCGTAGCGTTTATCGGGGCCCCGCACGGCATTCATACGGCAAAGCCTAGTCAAATGGATCATCTCATCGCAGCGGGCAAAGCTCCGCTTGTCACCGCGACCTCTTCTGAATTTGAGGCCATGATGAAATTGCTTTTTGCCCAAAAGCCCTTCCTGCCCTACCCAGTATTATACGCAGCGGAACAAGGCGCGTTGCGAAATTCAGCATCAAACATGCGCATCTGGCAAGAACAGCTGCGCGACCGCTATCTACTCGATAAAAAAATCAGCATGTTACAGCAACCCTCACTGATACTCTGGGGAGAAAAAGACAGCATCTTCGACGTTTCGGGCGTTGAAACGCTGCGCCAGAAAATGCCGCACGCAAAGATCACAATACTGGCTGACCTGGGCCATCTGCCCATGATGGAATCACCAGGAAAGGCGAGCGAGTTATACGCCAAATTCCTTTCGTCAGCGCCACAATAACTTTTCGAGCCCATGAAGTAGTAGGCTCAGAATGGATGTCGAAGTGAATGATCTGTCTTGAAGCCAAGTGCATGAAGAATACGACTTCAAAAGCCACTCCGAAATTATAAGAGAAAACCGTGAAAGTATCAGAAACGATCATGGACTCGGCATGTATTTTATAGAACTGCTTCCAGGAGATTCTCTTTTTTAGGAGTTATACTTACGATACCTGCGGAGACTTACTTAATTCTGGTGTAGGGGAAGAGCGGTCCTCGGTTCGGATTACGTGTATTAAATGAATAAGGATCCTTTCCTTTTATTCCGAACTCTTTAATTTCCGCCATTAGTTTCCGAAAAAGGCGACCCTGAAGTTAGGCTCCCCGCATAATCTCACCGCCTATCCTTCTTGACTCGGAATAATTGAACCTTATTCTATCGGGAATATCGCATACCTGGAGATATACAAATGTCACTTTTATCTTTAATTAAATCGAATGGATCCAATGGATTCGGTTATGGATCCACAGCAGAAGATGTTACGAAAGGTCTTTCCTTAAAGGGAAAGAATATTCTCATCACAGGCTGCAATTCCGGACTTGGAAAAGAAACGTTACGCGTTCTCGCTAAAAGAGGAGCGCATATACTTGGAACTGCGAGAACTTTTGAAAAAGCAAAACAGGCAGCATCGGATGTAGGAGGAGAAACTTCCGCCTTCGAATGCGAACTCTCAGATCACAAAAGTGTATTTTCCTGCGTTCAAGCGGTGCAAAAAACAGGAAGAAAATTGGACGCAATCATTTGCAATGCGGGTATTATGGCCTTGCCGAATTTAGAGAAAAGCAACGGGTATGAATTGCAATTTTTCACCAATCATATCGGACATTTTATTCTTGTAAACGGACTCTTGGACCAACTCACCGATACCGGAAGAGTGGTGATATTAAGCAGTGAAGCCCATAGAAACGCACCGAAAGAAGGAATCCAATTCGACAACTTGGACGGCGCCAAGGGCTACAATGCTTGGGCCAATTACGGACAATCTAAATTCGCGAATCTACTTTTTGCAAAAGAGCTCGCGAAACGTTTGCAAGGTACGGGAAAGACAGCTAACGCGTTGCACCCTGGAGTCATTCGAACGAATTTAAGCAGAAGTATGAATTTTGGCGTGAGAATGGTTTTAAGAGTTGTGGAACCTTTAGTCTTAAAAACTGTCGAAGAAGGTTCGGCAACTCAATGTTATGTTGCGGTGAATCCACAAGCGAGCGGAGTTTCAGGGCAGTATTTTGCCGATTGTAATATTGCCAGCCCCCGCCCAGATGCGGAAAATTCGGATCTAGCTAAAAAACTCTGGGAAGTTTCGGAAAGTATCGTTTCAAAACTCGGCTAATTTTTTGGCTTCTCCAGAAAGCGGTAAAGTTACAGAAATTATGAAGGTTCCTCATGGAGGAATAGGGGAGGGAATTCATTTAACCTTATTGTTGGTTAACTGAGAGTAATGTTCTTTATCTTGCGCAGAATCTTTAGTGTTTTACTCTGTGAGTTTCGAAATATTTCTTTCCGAGAGTTATTATTTCCGGATCTGTCGGATGATCCGTAGTGATTTCTGCTACGATTTTCTTAGCTAAGTTAGAATGATGATCTTCTAAATGATTTTTAAATAACGTTTTTGCTATACCAGGTCCAGCTAGTAGAATATTTTCAACGTGTGTCAGTCTGGAGACTATATCCTCGAAAAAATGTTTCAGATCCTCCGATCGTATATCGTCGATCCGGTCCAGATGATTATCGTGCCTTTCCGGTTTTGCTTGGTGCAGAATGATCGAACTGCTTGTATGATCTTTTGAAAGAACAAATTCCTTTGCCTGAGTTTTATCTATCCATATAATGCTTTGAGACAATTTTCCCCCTCGCTTACAATATCCAAGAGATCACGTAATGTGATCTTGCGAGCATTTTCGGATGACTATTTTGTCACTAATTTTGTTTCTGGTCAAGCGCTTGGAAGGTTAAGTCCGCGTAGAGACGATGATATTTATCAAATGACGAATCTGTTTTTAAGCGGCAGGATTTTTATAATCATCTTTTTTCTTTAGAGAAGCATATAACTACTCAATGATATTAGGTTTTAAGGTTTTGGACTTTATTAGGAACGGAATATATAAGGCTATGATGGAAGATATTCCAAGTATCTGGATCGAAAATAGATAAATAGGCCAGTCTCCTAAATAATCTAGGAAAGACCCCTTGCTAGGTTTGAAGCGAAGATATCCGTAATTTGCATCGATCAGAAAATCCAAAACGAGTGCCGACACGAAATATATCTCGGAGTAAAATAGTGTTCTTAGAATGGCGCCTTGTCTCGGGATTAGATTTAATGCGAATACGATGTATAAGCTCGCAGCAACTAATCCTAAATGTCCGACGAAGAATAGGAAGAAGGATAGTTGTGGAAATGTTTCCCCTAAATTCGGTGTTAGAAGTGCGTGGATTGATCCGCTTAAGACCCAAAAGTAAGATAATTCGGACATTAACCTACTATGCGTAAAGAGTGCTGCGACAGTTACAAACATGGCCCAATCGCAAAATTCCATTGGTAGATCGAAGCGGATCTCCCAATAACCCTTTTGTAATCTATATACAACATACAAAAGCCCGTTGAATAGGAGAATACAGCCAAGGAAATATCCTATGACAGTGGCGGTTTTGGAATTTTGGATACGCTTCCCCACCCATATCATGCAAATACAGACCATTAGCGAAAATATTAATATGTTAATATGTAAGATTGACCAGTGTTCCCATCTCATGCGTTGTATGAATCCATTAGAGTTTATTCTTTGTGATTATAGAAATACAGTTAAAATTGATATCCTAGATCAATTCTATTATCAGTAGTTCGGATCTCCCTGATTGAAAAGAGTCTCTTGATAAGTTCATTACTTTTGATATCGTGATCGAATTAGGGAAACGAAAAATAGTCTGTATCCGAGAAAATATGATCCTCTATGAGGCCCTGTATTTGTTGAAGAGATAAGGTTGTTATCTTTTGATAGAAAGTTAATCTGATTGGGAACCAAGTAAAACTGAGTTAAGATTTCCTTTTTCTTGGGCCCAAAATTCGGTAAATTTTAACGACTGTCGCATGACTTCTTTCGGAGTTCATACGATTGCGTAAAGATTGGAGGTTATATTCCAATTTTCTTAAACTAGATAGCTGATTTTGGTCGTAGATGAATTTTAACCCTAAAAAGAGTTTTCCATTCCTATCAATGGAGCGCCAGCATATCTTGGCGTTCATCTGAATAGGTGGTCTTCCTTTGAATACAAGGTCGAATTTGAGACTCTCATTCCGGTAGACGTTGTACAGTATATCTTTTTGACGTATTCTTATTTTCACTCCCGATTCGGAAATGTCAATTACATCAAATCGATCGGTCGCCTTGATAGAATCCGAGTTCTGGATTGTAGTGATTATCCTTTCCGATAATGCATATAGTTCAGAAAGATCTTCTGCGAGGATGGGTTCTTGAGCGCTTCTTATCCAAAGATAGGCCTTTGGAAATGAATCTTTGTCATCTTTATCATATAATATCGGTAGTATTAATTCCGATATTATGGATTCGTTCTTATACCGTCTGATCGCTGAAAGGATATTCTTACCGAAATAAGTGATGTAGTTCACGAATTGGGGCAAAACCTCAGTGTAAGAGCTAGGCTCGCTAGTGTTTTGGATGTAGAAGCTCTTTCTGGTTTTTCTGACGATCTCGAATTTGGATTCTTGGGCTGAGTGGAAAAGTCCGACATTTATCTCTCCAAATTTTGGATGTTTTAACTCTTCCTTGAAAGTTTCCAATATATCACGGATAACGTTCGGGGAAATATGCCGGTTTAATTCGAAACGTTCGGGATGATATACAATATTCGTCGCGAACACGGAATCATTCTTAATTCTCAGCCTTTCTTCTTTTCGATTCGTTTTAGCGATACAAACCGATTCTGCTTGCATCAAAAACTCGAAATCATTGAGGCGCCTGATAGTTCTGCAATTCAGTTCTAAATGATGTCTCAAAGTCTTTTGTAGAATGACTTTTTCATCCGATGAGATACTTGATCTTTGCTGAAAACGGACGGCAATCTGACCGGAATCTCCGAAAGTTTCTGTAATA
This genomic interval carries:
- a CDS encoding alpha/beta fold hydrolase; amino-acid sequence: MTFLGALLKLNRSLSGLKAKQITAANHTIHFLEGGEGDTLVLLHGIFAEKDHWVDFARSLTGKYHVIIPDLPAFGESDRKADEVYDYAHQTERLKKLLDALKLQRVHLAGSSMGGTIAAMYAIRYPEQVLSVAFIGAPHGIHTAKPSQMDHLIAAGKAPLVTATSSEFEAMMKLLFAQKPFLPYPVLYAAEQGALRNSASNMRIWQEQLRDRYLLDKKISMLQQPSLILWGEKDSIFDVSGVETLRQKMPHAKITILADLGHLPMMESPGKASELYAKFLSSAPQ
- a CDS encoding MBL fold metallo-hydrolase; protein product: MDRFFKKDNYEIGITRTESKNIIVLLYICFLFSLISGCSISPKYPNSDHFNGKRFYNPTQIEENGIWRTLKLLATIDFAEWPKKTRNEKTNLIKNPLNSNRIAITFINHATVLIQSREINILTDPVWSERISPVSWAGTKRVREPGIQIEDLPPIDLVVISHNHYDHLDLETLKTLNRKFSPKFLVPLGDKELLQSAGIPDIDEMDWWQTIKIEKKAEVTFAPTQHLSARGIFDWNRSLWGSYMIMIGNRRVYFGGDAAYSSHYKEIKRRLGEPDISLLPIGAYEPRWFMRLVHMNPLDAIQAHLDLGSKLSIGIHFGTFQQTEEALNAPVEELKKELLKAGLNLSNFIVQKEGIARIY
- a CDS encoding PilZ domain-containing protein, which encodes MNRRETYKRSWDILSDPSAISRIAGSFLYSEELIVKGRHSDNKAIITETFGDSGQIAVRFQQRSSISSDEKVILQKTLRHHLELNCRTIRRLNDFEFLMQAESVCIAKTNRKEERLRIKNDSVFATNIVYHPERFELNRHISPNVIRDILETFKEELKHPKFGEINVGLFHSAQESKFEIVRKTRKSFYIQNTSEPSSYTEVLPQFVNYITYFGKNILSAIRRYKNESIISELILPILYDKDDKDSFPKAYLWIRSAQEPILAEDLSELYALSERIITTIQNSDSIKATDRFDVIDISESGVKIRIRQKDILYNVYRNESLKFDLVFKGRPPIQMNAKICWRSIDRNGKLFLGLKFIYDQNQLSSLRKLEYNLQSLRNRMNSERSHATVVKIYRILGPRKRKS
- a CDS encoding YwaF family protein: MRWEHWSILHINILIFSLMVCICMIWVGKRIQNSKTATVIGYFLGCILLFNGLLYVVYRLQKGYWEIRFDLPMEFCDWAMFVTVAALFTHSRLMSELSYFWVLSGSIHALLTPNLGETFPQLSFFLFFVGHLGLVAASLYIVFALNLIPRQGAILRTLFYSEIYFVSALVLDFLIDANYGYLRFKPSKGSFLDYLGDWPIYLFSIQILGISSIIALYIPFLIKSKTLKPNIIE
- a CDS encoding TetR/AcrR family transcriptional regulator: MEVKQKTFFEKKVAHNHAVLCSSFMDKKIRTPGQARSRQRVATIIETARQLIGEKGVDGVSMREIAQASGVQIGSLYQYFPGKSQLLLTIMQGYYDRLYDETRAILENVNTISELEFASEKALKKYIHTSQSDPALANLWAGLRAVPELVNEDNKDTYRNAELMMKTVIRCLGGLRESEVRPFALYFCHTIGYIIHFAAEINPEHGKAVIRESRKVLRLRLQAFQEISNLRKKRRK
- a CDS encoding SDR family NAD(P)-dependent oxidoreductase; amino-acid sequence: MFQSRHIVITGGATGLGYAIADALASQGARLTLVSRKAEKLEFAAQELRRCYPDVDVEIRTLDVSDPTAACEVIGEIAQRRGAIDTLFNNAGVMLEGRFEDLAAGDFAAVITTNFLGAVNVARAVLPHLRASQGRLVNIASVAGLTGTFGFTAYGSAKHALVGFTDCLYYEMLAEGVKVHLVCPAEFETPMVAELDSYRTPENLRHTNAIPRTPLDTVVADTLKGLRKERYLIIPGAKARLVVRALQLFPTTMRRIGALLVTKRG
- a CDS encoding eRF1 domain 2, which produces MSQSIIWIDKTQAKEFVLSKDHTSSSIILHQAKPERHDNHLDRIDDIRSEDLKHFFEDIVSRLTHVENILLAGPGIAKTLFKNHLEDHHSNLAKKIVAEITTDHPTDPEIITLGKKYFETHRVKH
- a CDS encoding SDR family oxidoreductase, coding for MSLLSLIKSNGSNGFGYGSTAEDVTKGLSLKGKNILITGCNSGLGKETLRVLAKRGAHILGTARTFEKAKQAASDVGGETSAFECELSDHKSVFSCVQAVQKTGRKLDAIICNAGIMALPNLEKSNGYELQFFTNHIGHFILVNGLLDQLTDTGRVVILSSEAHRNAPKEGIQFDNLDGAKGYNAWANYGQSKFANLLFAKELAKRLQGTGKTANALHPGVIRTNLSRSMNFGVRMVLRVVEPLVLKTVEEGSATQCYVAVNPQASGVSGQYFADCNIASPRPDAENSDLAKKLWEVSESIVSKLG